The sequence GGACAAACACTGTCATTTTAAGGAGCGGGACACTGGAGTGGATAAGGACGCCAGACGAAAATTAATAATCGCTTGCATTCTGTGCTCGGTGTTCATGATTATCGAGGTTGTTGGTGGAATTATTTCCAACAGTCTGGCCATTGCCACAGATGCCGCCCATCTGCTAACGGACCTGTCCTCATTCCTCATCTCACTCTTTGCATTACATCTGGCTGGAAGACCCGCGTCTGAAAGACTTAACTTCGGATGGTATCGGGCAGAGGTCATCGGGGCCATGATATCCATATTCTTCATCTGGGTAATAACAGGTGAACGGTAAATATTCGCCCTTGGGAGACAACGTACTCCCAACTTTTTACCTAAGTAAGGTCTTTTGTAGAATCCAATATTAGGCCAAAAATATTTAGGAGCGTTTTCTCGTCCTTATGTTAAACTAAAATCAGGTTTTATACTCAACATTTTTATAGGTTTTTTTATGTGAAAgcttacttttttttatttaccacgaggattgaaaaaaaaaaaccttaaaatgGTTTGACCAATTTGCCTTGAAACGATTTtattcatatttttattaaattcctaatttaaaaattgtactTTCATCTTCCAAATACTAATTCCGAATAGGaatatatctttaaatataattttaaacagtttatttttttttagctaCCTAGTACTTCTTTTCAAAACGAACCAAATTACCCCAATGCAAAAAAATTAGATTTAATTCTgacttttaaaattaaaccCGTCGCAGGCATCCTTGTGTATATGGCCATTATGCGGTGGGTAAACCAAGAATTCGAGTTGGACGCCATGATAATGCTGATCACGTCGGCGCTGGCCATAGTATTTAACTTGATAATGGCCGTGCAATTGCATTTGGACAACCCGCACTTTACTCCGGGCAAGTTCAAAAGGTCAAAAGTCGTAGGATCGGATCAAGAGAACAAGGTTGACTTGGGGTCCCAAAAGGAACCTATGTCGATGGTGGGAAGGTCAGTGTCCACCCAGTTCCATGTAAAGGAAAAACAGAACATCAATGTGCGGGCGGCTATGATTCATGTGATTGGGGATCTCATACAGAGCATTGGGGTTTTTGTGGCCGCtttgattatattttttctgCCGGATTGGGGCTTCATGGACTCGGTTTGCACGTTTCTCTTCTCGGTTCTGGTTATTGTGGTTacaatcaaaattttaaaagacgTTCTAATGGTTCTGATGGAGGCCACACCGGATTTCCTGGATTATGAGGAGGTCAAGCGGACATTTCTCTCCATTCCGGGTGTCGAGCACGTCCATAACCTGAGGATTTGGGCCCTGTCCGTTAATAAGGTGGCATTGTCCGCCCACCTGGCCATTTCCAAGGATGCAGATCCTCAGCTGATCCTTGAGGAGGCCACCAAGCTGATCCACAAGCGGTTCGGATTTTTTGAGAGCACCATTCAGATCGAGGAGTATTCGCCGGATATGGAGAACTGTGAGCAGTGCTTGAGTCCTCCGGATAAAAATGAAAGGCGGAAGTCCGCGGACTTGGAAAAGGGCATGGCGGATGGGGACCAAAAAAAGATGcagatgcagcagcagcagcccaCTGATCCAGAAAACGGATAAAAGAAGAGGCGGTATACTCCATTTAAAGGAATCTTTTCGTGTTTAGCTcttgtaaaaaatattgtatatGATAATGATAAGAAATTATATTGTGTACCaaatattatacaaatattgattctaatttatatgaaatttaatatttcctACATTTTCGTTGacttattcattttatttaggGTCTCAGaagggaaaatatttaaatttagtGATTTGAGAAGTTGCATACATTTTTCTTTATAGATGGTTGCCATATTTCCCTATTTGGATACAACCTGGTGTATCGCCACCAAATGGACGCGGCACATGGGCTTTTGCATCACCTACACTTCGCTGCTCATGAAAACTTGGCGGTAAAACCAACATcaagaaaacaaatcaattgcaAGCTATAAAGTTTTTAAACATTATTTCATAGAGTTTCTCTGACTTATCGCGTAAAGTCGGCCCACAAAATAAAGCTGAATGACCAGCAACTATTGCAGTGGATGGTCCCCATTCTGTTGGTTATGCTGATCTATTTGGGAACTTGGACCATTTCGGCAACGCCAAATGCTGAGGTGGTAAGTATTAATGATGGTTCATTTTTTGGAACATTTTTCTAACGCTTTCCATATTTTCATGCTATTTCCAAGATCTTGGACCAGAGTCATTTAAAATTCAAGCAGTGCTCGTACAATTGGTGGGATCACAGTTTGGCCATCGGAGAAGTATTCTTCCTGGCCTGGGGAATCCGGGTGTGTTATAATGTGCGGAACGCTGAGAGTCTGTACAACGAGGCGCGGCTCATCTCGTACGCCATATACAACATCGCCCTCGTAAACATCGCCATGGTGGCATTTCAGTAAGTGCATTCTCaaatagttatatattttatttataccacttactttatattatattttatttataaagcaAGCTGTATCTGCAGTGCCTCAGAAATCTCTTACGAACAGATTTTAATTTCGTTTAAAAGAGATTTCTGTGACatcattaaatatattatatttttgttgggGATTATTAACAATAAAACTATCAACCTGAAATTTAACCATTAAACTATTTCCTTTCAACTCAAAACAAGGCTTAAACCTGACAAAACAGCCTGAAATACTACCACACCGAACAAGCTTGTTTACTTcaaattattaattgtttttatttctatGCTAGGGTATAGGGTTATTTATTTTCCttgtaatttttaaaatacgaCTAGGTAAGTGCTTACTTGAATCCAAAAGGGTATTGCCACCTGATGAAGCTCTTCCCGCATGGAATTGAATTATAAGAGTTGACACATGTTGCGTAATCCAAAATGCCGGGGCACGCGTCGCGTCCATTAGGGGAAATGTAAAGCTGCCCGTCTTACGCGGTCcgcttttaattaaattcctTTGCTTTGTGCGCGCTCGTGTTCGCGTAGTAATCCTTTTTGTTGGTCTGCAAGGACTCGCATCTCCCCCATGGTACGGCTTTCCATCTGTCTGTCGCTTTGTTTACATAGACATTCCCGGAAAACCTCCCGGTTTCGAGTTGTCTGCTGGTTTGCTGCGTTCCCCAACTGAAATCCCTTTGATGAAGTCCTTATAATTAATGTAATTTGTTGGGAAACTTGCTATGCCACGCACCTAAACCAATCCTAACTAGGATAGGTTAGTATTGTAGATACAACAATAACTGGTCCCAGAATATTTTACGAAATTCCGGATTGTTAATATATTCACACTTGAATATCTAAGAACTAGGAGTATATATCGCATATTAAATTAATCTTTTAAAGAGAATATTTTTTccatgattttatttttgacacATTTTATATTGTATTGTAGAACAAAAGTAATCGAATTTTAGATTATTGTTTAATAAATATGTCTATTTTGCCCCTACAGCGTAATGCTCTTTCCAAATGCCGGACCCGATTACAAATACATGCTGGGATTTGTGCGTACCCAGCTTTCGACGACCACCACCATTGCCCTGGTATTTGGGCCAAAGATTTTGCGGGTTTTGAAAGGACAGGGAGACAAGTGGGATCAGAAGGCCAAGGTGAGGAGCATAACAGCCTCTTTTTCTCTCAATGGAGTCGGTCTGGTCCCAGAGGAGTCGCCCGATTTGTATCAGGAGAATGAAGAACTTAaggtaagaaaatatttaagctgAAGCATATGTATCAAAGTTAATGAAATGACACTCTTCGACAGGAACAAGTCCAAAAGTTGGCCCACCAAATTGAGTTCATGAAGACTGTGCACATGCAGATGAACAACAGGCATCTGAAGCCAAAGCCGGGAGGATATTTTACCATAACGTCAACCTCGTTTCAAGCCCCTTATAGCAAGAACACGGTTTCCACGGCGCAGACGCAAACTGGCAAGGAAGAGTCCAGGTTAGCTATTTAAAACACCTTAATAATTTTCATGGAATCCTATGTGCTCAAACTTTTGTAATGGTACACTTATTTCGAATCGGAATTAAGTATATTTTGGGCGCCATTCTTAGACGtacttaataaatttatattttttatgggaATGCTGACTagaaaatgcaatttaaaactaaaaaaaaaccttgCTTAAGAGGAAGAACAAGACTTTTATACAaacaaagttttaaaaattttatttcttttccAGTAGCACGCCAACGAAATTAAAATCGCCCAAGGGCAAAGTCTGACGAGGTCAACGAAGTGTTAAAGATTGCTCAATAGAAGTCGATGGGAGGCAGGGCTCCACCACCCTGGTGGAGGACgccattaaatttaatttccacCAATCGGAATCGGAGGACATGATTACCCTGAAGGGAGAGCAGCCAGGATCAGAGGAGGCGGCCTTGATCGCCCAGTTCCGCCGCCTCTTTGCGCCCATTTTGGATGATAGTTTGAACCTGTACTACCAACTCAACGACTTGGATGACGCGGAGCACGTGAGGATCCATCAAACGGTGGCCCAATTGAATGAGCTGACCAGCAGCGAAGAAGAGACGATGGTTACCCAGGTGAACAGCCCATCGCCACCGGTGGAGGTGGAGCTCCTGCTGCCATTTTCCAGCGATAGTTCCACGTCCAGTAGCTCCCTCTACGCGATCCACACTCCATCTCCGGCTCATCCCAGTGGTCTGCTCTTGATGCCCCAGAATTTGGAGTCACCAATGCTGTCCTGCAGTGATGCTATCACGATCACCGAGCAGGTGCAACTGCACAATCCGCCGCATCATCTGCAGGTCCTCGAGGATGATAACAACACATCCTGTTCGCTGTCATCGAATCTGACGGATAGCAAAACCCTGGATGGTCGTACACCCATCGTAGTCTGACGGATTCTCCACCCCGACCTGCTTAACTTGTGATTTTGTTTACCCAGTCTTAGAGCAACAACAAACAGTTAGCGAAAAACAAACAGCTTAATGTTTAATATAGTCTTAAATAATGTTGGTGTGTATGTGTCTGTCAAAGTTGTTAATATATTAAAAGCGTTTATGCGGATGAAAGTGCATTGTATTCCTGCAGCAAGTAGTTTTAAAATCGTTTTCTGGAAcccaacatttttaaaacaacCTGAGTATTATAAAAGGAACAAAGCCTCAGAAAAATCCCACCAACTAATTTTTATACCGgttctttgattttattacaacccattgaaaacaaaatctggttttaaaatttaagttcTTGAATGTGAGaaagtataaaaaatattatattattgttATGCTTGGCTTTATTTAACTATTCTATCCAaggattataattttttacaattttctTCAAAGGCTTCCCATCATCTTCAACTTTTCTACCGCATAAACGCAACCTTCATGTGTATGttataatgttttattttcgGCTTTTTAACCATACACCCATCCATTATACCATCATCCATGATCTCCATCGTTTTAAAAACCGAAAAGGGATCAGCATTGAGCAAATTTTTCTCACTTCGTTCGGATCGAAAAAGAAAGTTGTATAGAAGAACTGTAGACAGCCAGATGGTCCGATGGGTCTCATAGAGTCCGTCGGAACCCTTAGGGACTTGGCATTAACAAATCTTATTTATCTCTCATGCACCTAGCGaattaaattgcatttttcCTTCTTCTCTTTGCACTCATTCATagaataattattattttttgcttCGTAGTTAAATTTACATGGTTTTCATCGTCATATAACCTTTATAAATTTACATCTAAGCATAGCAAAGAGTCGATTTTAGTATACAAGATGATACATATACTGatataacaaataaataaataaaaggaaATTTTAGCGTACTATTTTAAGCTGGGAAAGTGTTAACAGACGCGCAATTCTTCTTCATACAGTTGGGCAATACGTATAatgaaaagtatttaaaaaccAAAAGAAAACACCTTAATACGAAATATAAAACATTGAAAGTAAGTTaaagttaaattaaaatattgtaaaGGAAACAATATGgcaaaatcaaaaataaatgttataaAAGTTAAGAAAATTTTTGGTTGTTTTACTATTGAGTGTTTTAAAAAGTAAAGGATTTAATGAAAGGCTGTTTCTAGCTCCCTTTTCCAATAACTACAAACACGGCCGGTCATTTTCACTCTGATTTGGAAATACCTTATTAAGTTTATAGAATCCACAAAATTTCCCATGACGAGGCAGGAGCTGCTAGACGAGGAGTTCGAGTCCCTGCGTCGCATTGCGTTGGCCATTTGTCAGAACCTCGGAAGGCCTAAGGATCGCGAGATATGCCGAAGCACCCTCGAAGAGCTGGCTAGGCTCCATCAGGCTCCGTCGATCAGGATCAAGGAGAATGTGCACAAATTTATGGTGTTCTATCTAAAAGTGCTAAGGTGGACCCAAAAGAACCAGCCAGTGGATTTATATCGGCAATGGGTAAGTTTGCTGATGCACATCTATCATTAAGTTAACGATAACTATATTTTAGTATGGAGAAAACTTTGGTAATGATTCGAAGTTTCCCTCATCGGCCGCACCTTCTATGGATGAAATGCGAATTTGGTTGGAGGAGGGAAGGTCCTTTTATGCCATGAAAACATTTGAGGACGGCTCCACTACCGTTTTCACAGCAGTGGCCAAAGATCCAAAAGCTGGATGGTCGGAAAATGGTCTGAAAACACTTATGGAAACGCAAATTGGTTGCGCCTTAAATCAAGATGATAAATAAACGTTTTTATATACTTATCATATGCATATTTTGATTGTCGGTGTTTATCTATCGTTTTGATGTGTACAATtgtgttttgatatgaaagttACATTTCTATTGTGAATAATTAtaaaagcaaaataaataaccTCTGGAAAAAGATGGCTGTAAGATAGTTGTATTTTAGTTTTAGAGCCTCCTGTTTTTAAGTAACTCATAAAAAAGGGTGTGCGCAAACTGAACTTCTTTTGGGTCGTCTTTTTTTAATACTATCAAAAAAGTACGAAGGTGTTGAACAATTTGTAGTACTTTTTTATCAGACTTTATGAATGGTTCGGTTGGTTTTAAATTGTTAA is a genomic window of Drosophila suzukii chromosome 2L, CBGP_Dsuzu_IsoJpt1.0, whole genome shotgun sequence containing:
- the ZnT33D gene encoding zinc transporter ttm-1 isoform X1, translating into MSKKSLKNPVANSKDENSQDEDEEELQTAIKEMVKTPDIEENPGTSSQRSDVQDTSRDRDEHKLFPKVKKQNKVEQGSQTGETCEKPKTSKAKHKKLESEDSWSTLLIQRFTLTKNAKTTGVVPPENSQTKTDTRDEAQPSNKEPLKDVKEKRKEKIKSSTETSNESLIRTDHYENQLSVDRSEEKSSEFLEKLRKIEEASKPKTWRRPTPIVIKPKEVSSTTKKKDDEVEAKLPTNTEKHRYINILKVPLHRNLNYATQDESKPTTNQLPGEKDTSASDPQTESPEKVQANSEETSDQKPEEILAENQEEKTAKISPVTNSRNSDSRRTLTITGHSHITTKLDKHCHFKERDTGVDKDARRKLIIACILCSVFMIIEVVGGIISNSLAIATDAAHLLTDLSSFLISLFALHLAGRPASERLNFGWYRAEVIGAMISIFFIWVITGILVYMAIMRWVNQEFELDAMIMLITSALAIVFNLIMAVQLHLDNPHFTPGKFKRSKVVGSDQENKVDLGSQKEPMSMVGRSVSTQFHVKEKQNINVRAAMIHVIGDLIQSIGVFVAALIIFFLPDWGFMDSVCTFLFSVLVIVVTIKILKDVLMVLMEATPDFLDYEEVKRTFLSIPGVEHVHNLRIWALSVNKVALSAHLAISKDADPQLILEEATKLIHKRFGFFESTIQIEEYSPDMENCEQCLSPPDKNERRKSADLEKGMADGDQKKMQMQQQQPTDPENG
- the ZnT33D gene encoding proton-coupled zinc antiporter SLC30A2 isoform X3 — encoded protein: MVSGRGHRGHDIHILHLGILVYMAIMRWVNQEFELDAMIMLITSALAIVFNLIMAVQLHLDNPHFTPGKFKRSKVVGSDQENKVDLGSQKEPMSMVGRSVSTQFHVKEKQNINVRAAMIHVIGDLIQSIGVFVAALIIFFLPDWGFMDSVCTFLFSVLVIVVTIKILKDVLMVLMEATPDFLDYEEVKRTFLSIPGVEHVHNLRIWALSVNKVALSAHLAISKDADPQLILEEATKLIHKRFGFFESTIQIEEYSPDMENCEQCLSPPDKNERRKSADLEKGMADGDQKKMQMQQQQPTDPENG
- the LOC139355124 gene encoding uncharacterized protein; this translates as MTRQELLDEEFESLRRIALAICQNLGRPKDREICRSTLEELARLHQAPSIRIKENVHKFMVFYLKVLRWTQKNQPVDLYRQWYGENFGNDSKFPSSAAPSMDEMRIWLEEGRSFYAMKTFEDGSTTVFTAVAKDPKAGWSENGLKTLMETQIGCALNQDDK